Proteins encoded in a region of the Quercus lobata isolate SW786 chromosome 8, ValleyOak3.0 Primary Assembly, whole genome shotgun sequence genome:
- the LOC115954674 gene encoding transcription factor MYB14-like → MVRTPCCDKSGMKKGTWTPEEDRKLIAYVTKYGCWNWRQLPKFAGLSRCGKSCRLRWMNYLRPNIKRGNYSKEEEETIIKLHESLGNRWSTIASQLPGRTDNEIKNHWHTNLKKRLKQNSIAQEENSSSNNVFPREKSQKRLKGANNSHLHQETVEIIDSSMLSPQQSSSEFSSITTDTAVAISTNMVVDDNVTSLEAYTETNDNFWTQPFLADNSYIPSDFQAPLLDTEVLSPLFDEFLCPYGLYEEHEGFDLCF, encoded by the exons ATGGTGAGGACTCCTTGCTGTGATAAAAGTGGAATGAAGAAAGGTACATGGACACCAGAGGAAGACAGAAAGCTAATAGCTTATGTTACTAAGTATGGCTGCTGGAATTGGCGTCAGCTTCCCAAGTTTGCTG GTCTATCAAGGTGTGGGAAGAGTTGCAGACTTCGATGGATGAATTATTTAAGGCCAAATATCAAAAGAGGGAACTATagcaaagaagaagaggaaactATCATCAAATTACATGAATCACTGGGGAATAG ATGGTCTACAATTGCTTCTCAGCTGCCAGGAAGAACAGATAATGAGATAAAAAACCACTGGCACACCAACCTCAAAAAACGCTTGAAACAGAACTCAATCGCACAAGAAGAAAACTCAAGCTCAAACAATGTTTTCCCACGAGAGAAAAGCCAAAAGAGACTAAAAGGGGCAAATAATTCCCATCTGCATCAAGAAACTGTCGAAATTATTGATAGCTCTATGTTATCCCCACAACAATCCTCAAGTGAATTCTCGTCCATCACCACAGATACTGCAGTTGCAATTAGTACAAACATGGTCGTGGATGATAATGTTACTTCCTTAGAAGCATATACAGAAACGAATGATAATTTCTGGACACAGCCATTTTTGGCAGATAATTCCTACATCCCGAGTGACTTCCAGGCACCATTACTGGACACTGAAGTTTTATCTCCATTGTTTGATGAGTTCTTGTGCCCATATGGATTGTAcgaggaacatgagggctttgatttatgtttttaa